In a single window of the Rattus norvegicus strain BN/NHsdMcwi chromosome 6, GRCr8, whole genome shotgun sequence genome:
- the Aspg gene encoding 60 kDa lysophospholipase (The RefSeq protein has 1 substitution compared to this genomic sequence), translated as MARATGPEQRLLAIYTGGTIGMRSEGGVLVPGRGLAAVLRTLHMLHDEEYARAHSLPEDTLVLPPASSDQRIIYKVLECQPLFDSSDMTITEWVQIAQTIERHYTQYQGFVVIHGTDTMAFAASVLSFMLENLQKPVILTGAQVPIHELWSDGRENLLGALLMAGQYVIPEVCLFFQNQLFRGNRTTKVDARRFAAFCSPNLPPLATVGADVTINRELVRKASWKSHLVVHSNMEPDVGLLRLYPGIPASLVRTFLQPPLKGVVMETFGSGNGPTKPDLIQELRAAAERGLIIVNCTHCLQGAVTSDYAPGMAMAGAGIISGFDMTSEAALAKLSYVLGQPGLSLSDRKKLLAKDLRGEMTLPTTDDLLGDDMLGCRATWLLSMNGSQDADAMKDVLLPGLALAAAHAGDLDTLQAFVELGRDLNLKDYSGQTPLHVAARRGHASVVAMLLQKGVDVDACNEDGQSPLLLAVRGRHQSVIRLLRAAGAHLSPQELEDVGTELCRLASRADSEGLRAWWQAGADLGQPDYDGHCALQVAEAAGNADVVALLQSLEDRVSAQPQPH; from the exons TGCTGGTACCTGGGAGAGGCCTGGCTGCTGTCCTGAGGACACTTCACATGCTCCACGATGAAGAGTATGCCAGAGCCCACAGCCTGCCCGAGGATACGCTGGTGTTGCC CCCGGCCAGTTCTGACCAGAGGATCATCTACAAGGTGCTGGAGTGCCAGCCACTCTTCGACTCCAGTGACATGACCATCACTGAATGGGTTCAGATTGCCCAAACGATAGAG AGACACTACACACAGTACCAGGGCTTTGTGGTCATCCACGGCACGGACACCATGGCCTTTGCTGCGTCAGTGCTCTCTTTCATGCTGGAAAACCTGCAGAAACCGGTCATCCTCACAGGTGCCCAG GTTCCTATCCACGAACTGTGGAGTGATGGCCGTGAGAACCTGCTGGGGGCTCTGCTCATGGCTGGCCAGTACGTCATCCCTGAG GTCTGCCTGTTCTTCCAGAATCAGCTCTTTCGGGGCAATCGGACAACCAAGGTGGACGCTCGGAGATTTGCGGCCTTCTGCTCCCCTAACCTGCCCCCTCTAGCCACTGTGGGCGCAGACGTAACAA TCAACCGTGAGCTGGTACGGAAGGCCAGTTGGAAGAGCCACCTGGTGGTCCACAGCAACATGGAGCCTGATGTGGGCCTACTGCGCCTCTACCCTGGGATTCCCGCCTCCCTG GTCCGGACCTTCCTCCAGCCCCCACTGAAGGGCGTGGTCATGGAGACCTTTGGCTCCGGGAATGGGCCCACCAAGCCGGACCTACTACAGGAGCTCCGGGCGGCGGCCGAAAGAGGCCTGATCATTGTCAACTGTACCCATTGCCTTCAGGGGGCTGTGACTTCCGACTATGCACCTGGGATG GCCATGGCAGGAGCCGGCATAATCTCAGGCTTCGACATGACATCAGAAGCTGCCCTGGCCAAACTGTCCTATGTgctgggccagccagggctgagCCTGAGTGACAGGAAGAAG CTGCTGGCCAAGGATCTTCGCGGGGAGATGACACTGCCTACAACAGATGACTTGCTGGGAGATGACATGCTGGGCTGCAGGGCCACATGGCTTCTCAGTATGAATGGCAGCCAG GATGCCGATGCCATGAAGGATGTTCTGCTGCCCGGCCTGGCCCTGGCTGCAGCTCATGCTGGTGACCTGGACACTCTGCAGGCCTTTGTGGAGCTG GGCAGAGACCTCAACCTGAAGGACTACAGTGGCCAGACGCCACTGCATGTGGCTGCACGGAGAGGGCATGCTTCAGTGGTCGCCATGCTACTGCAGAAGGGTGTGGATGTGGATGCCTGTAATGAGGACGGTCAGAGCCCACTGCTGCTGGCCGTGAGGGGCAG GCATCAGAGTGTCATCAGGCTGCTGAGGGCCGCTGGGGCTCACCTGTCTCCCCAGGAGCTGGAGGACGTGGGGACAGAGCTGTGCAG gCTGGCATCAAGGGCGGACAGCGAAGGCCTGCGGGCGTGGTGGCAGGCTGGGGCTGACCTAGGACAGCCGGACTATGATGGACACTGTGCCCTGCAAGTA GCTGAAGCAGCAGGGAATGCAGATGTGGTGGCTCTGCTGCAGAGTCTTGAGGACAGGGTCAgcgcccagccccagccccactaG